In Chryseobacterium shigense, the following proteins share a genomic window:
- a CDS encoding DUF2652 domain-containing protein: MKNTNIHEGIILIPDFSGFTEFVFNTKLYTGEYIVRQLLSTLIDMNDQYFEISEIEGDAILFYRYDDQPSYPNISTMLCKMRNAFNQKIKELNKELSMSIDMSLKFIIHYGKFSQYTIGSFKKLYGKTIVEVHQMLKNQFAQQPSYALFSNSFLENSRNRESEMNAHKYQLPEGGMIHYFESVN, translated from the coding sequence ATGAAGAATACAAATATACATGAGGGTATCATTCTTATTCCCGATTTCAGTGGGTTTACAGAATTTGTGTTCAATACAAAACTTTATACAGGAGAATATATTGTAAGACAACTATTATCTACACTGATCGATATGAATGATCAGTATTTTGAAATTTCAGAAATAGAAGGGGATGCTATTTTATTTTACAGATATGATGACCAACCGTCTTATCCGAATATTTCAACAATGCTCTGCAAGATGCGGAATGCATTTAACCAAAAGATTAAAGAATTAAATAAAGAGTTAAGTATGTCCATAGACATGTCTCTTAAATTCATCATACATTACGGGAAGTTTTCCCAATATACAATCGGAAGTTTTAAAAAGCTTTATGGAAAAACTATTGTGGAGGTCCATCAGATGTTGAAAAATCAATTTGCACAGCAACCGTCTTATGCTCTTTTCAGCAATTCTTTTCTGGAAAACAGCAGAAACAGGGAATCAGAAATGAATGCACACAAATATCAGCTTCCTGAAGGAGGAATGATTCATTACTTTGAGAGCGTTAATTAA
- a CDS encoding metallophosphoesterase, whose translation MKIQIISDLHQEFGSTDLFFDHADMVVLAGDINLGTKGIEWIKSKIVNKPVIYVLGNHEYYKGSYPKTLNKIKQSAEGSNVFVLENEAVDIEGIRFHGATLWTDFSIFGDPMYYGMICQPRMNDYKKIKRDPSYSKMRTIDTFKIHQFSKLWLKESLENSPGLKNIVVTHHAPSIQSVPEHYKKDPLTAAYASDLESFITEYQPAYWIHGHIHTPCRYTIGNTEVICNPHGYIDEKYNGYEKELIVEV comes from the coding sequence ATGAAAATACAGATCATCAGCGACCTTCATCAGGAATTCGGATCAACTGATTTATTTTTTGATCATGCGGATATGGTAGTATTGGCGGGAGATATCAATCTGGGTACGAAAGGAATTGAATGGATTAAATCAAAGATTGTGAATAAACCTGTAATTTATGTTCTGGGAAATCATGAATATTATAAAGGTTCCTATCCGAAAACTTTAAATAAAATTAAGCAGTCAGCTGAAGGCTCAAATGTTTTTGTACTAGAAAACGAAGCTGTAGATATTGAAGGTATCCGTTTCCATGGAGCGACACTTTGGACGGATTTTTCTATTTTCGGAGATCCGATGTATTATGGAATGATCTGTCAGCCTAGAATGAACGATTATAAAAAAATCAAAAGGGATCCCTCCTATTCAAAAATGAGGACTATTGATACTTTTAAAATTCATCAGTTTTCAAAACTTTGGTTAAAAGAAAGCCTTGAAAATTCTCCGGGTTTAAAGAATATTGTAGTAACCCATCATGCGCCAAGCATTCAATCTGTTCCGGAACATTATAAAAAAGATCCCTTAACTGCCGCTTATGCATCTGATCTGGAAAGTTTTATTACAGAATATCAGCCTGCATATTGGATTCATGGGCATATCCATACACCATGCAGATACACTATCGGGAATACTGAAGTTATTTGTAATCCTCACGGCTATATTGATGAAAAGTATAATGGTTACGAGAAGGAATTGATTGTTGAGGTATAG
- a CDS encoding MFS transporter — protein sequence MSTRKNLILILASVGTFVEALDIAIINLTIPSIQEQFHIGAETVQWLQTLYVLFFGGFLIIGGKLSDQIGRKKIFLLGALIFMLTSLGAGLSQSFEALAIFRALQGLGAAFIMPSALSIVTNTFRGEQERNRAIGVFSSFAAIGSGSGLSVGGIISTYLSWHWVFLINVPILLLTLIFAYQYLPADEKSESGRKTDLVSGILLVSGLLSLTYGTHELIHIKENPLLIIGSLAVSILLLGAVFIRLKSVAQPLIDVQLFKHRSLVISNAVFLTLGAFFIGFLFLISLMLQKDMGHSAASAGLMLVPFSIMSALAAKFVLPHISKRLSSSQMGVFGWSFMLAGAFSLLIAVYTGHPLAVVLLGAACISGIGMTFCFTALSVMAIQDVEPSHYGVASSLTSTSYFLGAGIGLSLMTLMSQIFPSKYAVGDLSLIILTGYALLALGMLLYFIVKSLKVRQAKIAVS from the coding sequence ATGAGTACAAGGAAAAACTTAATATTAATATTAGCATCGGTAGGAACTTTTGTGGAAGCTTTGGATATTGCCATTATTAATTTAACGATTCCTTCTATTCAGGAACAATTTCATATCGGGGCAGAGACTGTGCAGTGGCTTCAAACACTGTATGTATTATTTTTTGGAGGTTTTCTGATAATTGGCGGGAAACTTTCAGATCAGATCGGGCGGAAAAAAATATTTCTTCTCGGGGCTCTTATTTTTATGCTGACATCATTAGGGGCAGGACTTTCGCAGAGCTTTGAAGCTTTAGCCATATTCCGTGCGCTGCAGGGATTGGGGGCTGCATTTATCATGCCTTCTGCATTATCCATTGTAACCAATACGTTCAGAGGAGAACAGGAACGTAACCGTGCTATCGGTGTTTTCAGTTCATTTGCTGCAATCGGTTCAGGGAGCGGGCTTTCAGTAGGAGGGATTATCAGTACTTATCTCAGCTGGCACTGGGTTTTTCTGATCAACGTACCCATTCTTCTGCTTACCCTGATTTTTGCGTACCAGTATCTTCCTGCAGATGAAAAAAGTGAATCAGGCCGGAAAACGGATCTTGTATCAGGTATACTGCTTGTATCAGGTTTGCTAAGCCTTACCTACGGAACACATGAATTAATTCATATAAAAGAAAATCCCCTGCTGATTATTGGTTCCCTGGCAGTTTCCATCCTGCTTTTGGGTGCTGTATTCATCAGACTGAAATCCGTAGCCCAGCCATTGATTGATGTACAATTGTTTAAGCACAGGTCATTAGTGATCTCTAATGCTGTTTTCCTTACATTGGGAGCATTTTTTATAGGATTTTTATTCCTTATTTCATTGATGCTTCAAAAAGATATGGGACACAGTGCGGCTTCGGCGGGACTTATGCTGGTGCCGTTCAGCATTATGTCTGCGCTGGCTGCAAAATTTGTTCTTCCTCATATTTCCAAAAGATTAAGTTCTTCCCAGATGGGTGTTTTTGGCTGGAGTTTTATGTTAGCCGGGGCTTTTTCTCTACTGATTGCGGTCTACACCGGTCATCCGCTTGCGGTAGTACTGCTTGGAGCCGCCTGTATTTCGGGAATAGGAATGACGTTCTGCTTTACGGCACTTTCGGTGATGGCTATTCAGGATGTGGAACCTTCGCATTACGGGGTGGCATCCAGCCTTACTTCTACCAGCTATTTTCTGGGAGCGGGAATAGGGCTTTCATTAATGACATTGATGAGCCAGATTTTTCCTTCAAAATATGCTGTTGGAGATCTGAGTTTAATAATCCTGACCGGATATGCTTTGCTGGCTCTTGGAATGCTCCTGTATTTCATTGTTAAAAGCTTAAAGGTCAGACAGGCAAAAATAGCCGTTTCGTAA
- a CDS encoding Lrp/AsnC family transcriptional regulator → MAAEQYTPDEKDLSILRLLQKDAKMSVRDISARINLSPTPTHERIKRMEKLGIIKEYTAVVDRKKVNKGMMVICMIALNAHNKKMAGKFIEEVGKLKEVVEFYNISGDFDFMLKILAPNMDEFHEFFVNKLSEIEGIGQTKSIFVMNSIKESPQIL, encoded by the coding sequence ATGGCTGCAGAACAATATACCCCGGACGAAAAAGACCTCTCTATCCTGCGTTTGCTACAGAAAGATGCCAAAATGAGCGTGCGTGATATTTCCGCCAGAATCAATCTAAGTCCAACGCCTACCCATGAACGCATCAAACGGATGGAAAAGCTTGGAATCATCAAAGAATACACAGCTGTAGTAGACCGTAAAAAGGTGAACAAAGGTATGATGGTGATCTGCATGATCGCCCTGAATGCCCACAATAAAAAAATGGCAGGAAAATTCATTGAGGAAGTGGGAAAACTGAAAGAGGTTGTTGAATTTTACAACATCAGCGGGGATTTTGATTTTATGCTCAAGATTCTCGCCCCTAATATGGATGAATTTCATGAGTTTTTTGTCAACAAACTTTCTGAAATTGAAGGAATCGGGCAGACAAAAAGTATTTTTGTGATGAACAGTATTAAGGAAAGTCCGCAGATATTATAG
- a CDS encoding methyltransferase domain-containing protein encodes MPWNPEVYNQFKNIRFKPFYDLAELIADEKNMKAVDLGCGTGEQTAILTEKLTHATFTGIDSSPEMLEKSKMLENERLHFRLATTEDLLKADERWDLIFSNAALQWSDNHQKLFPKLISRLNSGGQLAVQMPYQPGNTLNNILFELADEEPFRTQLNGWNRPSAVLTIDEYAQILFDNGIEDLNLSQKVYPIIAEDHETLFNFISGSALIPYLERLDEEQQKIFTTEFRQRIAAGFPKLPAIYAFKRILMYGRKK; translated from the coding sequence ATGCCCTGGAATCCTGAAGTTTACAATCAATTTAAAAATATCCGTTTCAAACCCTTTTACGATCTTGCTGAACTGATCGCTGATGAAAAAAACATGAAAGCAGTTGATCTTGGCTGCGGAACGGGTGAACAGACAGCCATACTTACCGAAAAGCTGACTCATGCAACATTTACAGGAATTGACTCATCCCCTGAAATGCTGGAAAAGTCTAAGATGCTGGAAAATGAACGCCTTCATTTCAGACTTGCTACAACGGAAGACCTATTAAAAGCTGATGAACGCTGGGATCTTATTTTCAGTAATGCTGCTTTACAGTGGTCTGACAATCATCAGAAACTTTTTCCAAAACTGATCTCAAGGCTTAATTCCGGCGGCCAGCTTGCAGTGCAGATGCCTTACCAGCCCGGGAATACTTTGAACAACATTCTTTTTGAGCTTGCAGACGAAGAACCTTTCCGGACACAGCTTAATGGCTGGAATCGTCCTTCTGCTGTGCTTACTATTGATGAATATGCCCAGATTCTGTTCGATAACGGTATTGAAGATCTGAATTTATCACAAAAGGTATATCCTATTATTGCAGAAGATCATGAAACTTTATTCAACTTCATTTCCGGATCGGCTTTGATTCCTTATCTGGAAAGGCTTGATGAGGAACAGCAGAAAATCTTTACAACAGAATTCAGGCAACGTATTGCTGCCGGTTTCCCAAAACTTCCTGCGATCTATGCTTTTAAAAGAATTCTTATGTATGGAAGGAAAAAATAA